AATTTGACATTCATTTTGCATACGAACCTGGCTCAAGAGCGAGTTTCTCCTCGTCTTTACAGGATGGCTTTTGGTACGGGCAAATTTTTGCACTGCTGTATTGGTTCATCATGTTGTTGATGACGGTTGTGCGCTActcgttaaaagaaaaataatattaagtCGGTCAAATTTAAAGATTTAACTCGTTTGAGTACGTTAGTCAAATCCTCCTCGGAGAGAGCGGCCACTCCGAGTGTCTGCAGTAGTTCAAACTGACGTTTGAGCGATTCATCCACGAATGTCTCATATTCAAACTGAGTAATATATTCTTCCCACGACTGTTTTATGTGATTTGCCACTTTGACGCTCCATTCCGTCTACGtttggaaagtttttttttaaaagatcttCAGACAATGAGTCAATCAAATTAGGGCAATTTGTACCGAATTTTGTCCGTTGGCATCCGTCAAATTGGTCTGGTAATTCCATTCGGCAATAGTGGCTTGATTGTACAAGTAagatgttgttgtttcgtACTCGTTCTTCATGTAATCGGCTGCGAAAGCTTCACATTCCCATCCGAGACAGTCGTCAGCGTTGGCTTCTTTTAGCCACTGCATAAGAGGATCAAAGTAAGCGAGCAACGATGTCGCATCCATCACTCGGCTTCCTGTAAGAGCCTCCAATGCATCGGGCCAAGGCTTGGAGAATCCAGGTACCAACAATGccctaaacaatttttttggcgaaaatttagattttataaatttatgaTATCGTTAAATGTTGCATCATACTTAAGTTTGGCTCCGGCTTTTTTACTGCCATCGAAATCGCACTTGTACAACGGTAATTCAGGATTAGCTGGATCAAATTGTTCAGCCTCTTTGCATAGGGATTCGTAGAATTGGAACTGGACGATGTAACTGACAAAGTACCTGCAGTAAAATAGTATAATAATTAGTTAAGTAATCAGACAGTCAGACACTGTGATGCATTCAGTTTTTATTGGGAACATGTCATAATAAATAGTGGCTTGGCCAGTTTGAACTTTCCCTTTCTATTTTGTTGGTCTCGTGCTGAAGTGCCACGAGACTTTCACTACATGTAACGCGCTCAGACAGACATAATATGCAAGGAACACGCCAGGTGTTTTTCGGTGATCAATCCACTCTTCCTCCTCACCACCCTCCCACCTTCTTCTACATCCTCGTCCACTAGTCATTCGCAAGTCCAGCAACCGTCTACGTGATTTAGTTAACCaagtcccccttttttttcactgtaATTATTCTCGTCGCCTGGATGTCTGCTACAATCGACATTTACCTGTTGTGTTTTCTCCGATAGCACGAAATGAGAACGCAAAATAGATTCTTTTGAGCAGTTTGCTCACGCTTCTGCGCGGCTGGGAAAGTAgctcacaaaaataaaaaagagaacttCAGCCTTCTtgttcatttgaaaattcgaTGACGAAATTCTTTCATGATACGCGCCGGCCAACGCGTGttagaaaaaaagtgaaagacgCCACTTACCGAATGTATTCGACGTTGGCCGGGATGTGATACTTGGCTCCGGGATCAAAGTCCGACTCGTTGCGATAGACTGGGGCTCTTAAACCTTGCAACTCGTGGCGCAATTTCCACCAGTTCTCGTTCAAATTAGTGTCATCGGTGCTGCCGTCGAAGACAGACCAACGCCACTTATCCATAAGGTAACCGAACGGAATGAAAGCAATCTATAAACCGATAAGATTTTTAAGTTTCAGATGTTGTGTTCTTTGAACAATAATCGAATTGACCTTTTCTAGAGCTTGGCTCAGTAAGTAGTTGAGATCTTGTTCAGATACTCCGGCCGGGAGTTCGGGTAGTTTGGCGTCGCGGGGTTTAGTTTTAGCAGAGGTCGTTGCCTGCAGAAGTCCCAATTTTTGCAAATGAGTTGGAGTAGAAACGGCCAGAGCGATCGTGTCACCGATTGCCTCATGGAAacctaaaattatttaaaaaacgcaaaattttttttaaaacagatgATTTATAATGTATTTGGTTGCAAAGATTATTGTACCGGGATTGGCGCCGTTGCGGAAGACCCAGTGTTGATCGCGGTAATTCATGAAATATTGGATGTGCCCCATCTCATGATGGACAGTCACGAAATCTTCTTGCGTAATCGTGGTACACATTTTGATGCTACGCAACCCCAATAAGAGTCAATGAGACCAAATGAATTCTGGTTTCCCTATGTTTTTCTATGCTTACCGCCAATCTTCGCGGACGTTAGTATCGTCGCCAGGACCGAAAAAGAACTCTTCAGCCGAAGCGTGACAGACCACTTCACGGCCGTCATCAGGTCTCTCAATCATGCTCAGATCCCAAAAAGTTTTAGTCATGTTGTCAAAGCCCAGATcgttaaaaaacttttccgaCAGCTCGAACATTTTCTTGGCTGTGTAACcctaattgaatttgaaacggTTAAACCATTCTTACCATATTATATTACTGAATAAAAAGCGAACTTGGGCAATCATTTCTGGTGTGGCGTCGACGGCCGGAGCATCTGGATAAGGTAAGACGTGCTTGGCAATATTTCCCCAGGATTGGGCCCACATGTTTCctgcataataaaattatttgagaTAATATACTAACTATTTTATTTCCATGTGTATATACCTAGAACGTGAGCAGGGAGACGGCCATATCGCTGCAGCTGGTCCTTGTAGATCGTCGTGGACAAAATCCTTCTGACGTAGGTGTAAAGCTGTTCGTAAAGAGGCTTGACAGTTTGCCATAATTCTTCAATTGCAGCTTTGAACTCATCTTCTGAGTAGCCTTCGTAGAGGTAGTATTCGTTCCATAATGAGCCCATATCCTTGTAACCTAGTAAACGTACACGTCGATTGCGAATAAACTTTAACACTTATTGCGGGTTTTTTAAGTGAATTTACCGTTAAGGGTAGCAGCTTTGTTATTGAGTGCGACAAACTCGATATATTGCTGTCTGACGGGTTTTCCTGCCTCCTCTCGCCATTGTGTCCAGACGTATTCCAGTTCGGTGTAGTTGGTGGATGTCGCCATAATCTCAGTtaagtctttttttaaattattaatttgtaCAATGTTATTAAACTGCAAGTAATTGGCGTGGAAGTTTAAATATTACCTGGATCGAGGGGCATGCAGACGTTGGGATTGTCTTGTTTGCAAACTTTTGCCGAACTGTAGATGGTTTCCATCTCACTTGACAGTTGCGTGTACTAGCAATTATTTGCACGAAGCTTTAGTAATAATGATGGTCATTTCATGtgcaatttaaaatgtttactcTTTCTGCGTCTGCGGTGTCTAAAGCAGCTGGCCCAATGATGTTCAAGTATTGAAATTCGCGCTTAACGTATACATCGTTGAAACCGGAATAATCAAACTTCTTCACATTACCCCATGTCTCTTTCTGAAAGGCTGAAAGGTATTTGACGTTGGCTGCGATCTGTACGTGTGCAACGAAATGTCAAATCCATCAAACACATTGGAACTGTAGAACATTAACACTACAGTACAGTACACAAATTTTCAGGCAAAGATAAAGCACAACTGGCCAAGGGCAGCATTACT
The sequence above is drawn from the Daphnia pulicaria isolate SC F1-1A chromosome 1, SC_F0-13Bv2, whole genome shotgun sequence genome and encodes:
- the LOC124320229 gene encoding angiotensin-converting enzyme-like, whose amino-acid sequence is MNFIGLNTSRSHEIMAKHLFADKVGQKIFANWPSCSSTYREARDAAQPYRRRDNREKYNRTLGPVDNLLHERLEPTTTFFNCRLKEKDVMERLVSSRRPVSRIFVTFLLIAASAKAQLNTNEDEATQFLKDLDPIYLREANTQMTTRWQSITDITEEHSQAEIAANVKYLSAFQKETWGNVKKFDYSGFNDVYVKREFQYLNIIGPAALDTADAERYTQLSSEMETIYSSAKVCKQDNPNVCMPLDPDLTEIMATSTNYTELEYVWTQWREEAGKPVRQQYIEFVALNNKAATLNGYKDMGSLWNEYYLYEGYSEDEFKAAIEELWQTVKPLYEQLYTYVRRILSTTIYKDQLQRYGRLPAHVLGNMWAQSWGNIAKHVLPYPDAPAVDATPEMIAQGYTAKKMFELSEKFFNDLGFDNMTKTFWDLSMIERPDDGREVVCHASAEEFFFGPGDDTNVREDWRIKMCTTITQEDFVTVHHEMGHIQYFMNYRDQHWVFRNGANPGFHEAIGDTIALAVSTPTHLQKLGLLQATTSAKTKPRDAKLPELPAGVSEQDLNYLLSQALEKIAFIPFGYLMDKWRWSVFDGSTDDTNLNENWWKLRHELQGLRAPVYRNESDFDPGAKYHIPANVEYIRYFVSYIVQFQFYESLCKEAEQFDPANPELPLYKCDFDGSKKAGAKLKALLVPGFSKPWPDALEALTGSRVMDATSLLAYFDPLMQWLKEANADDCLGWECEAFAADYMKNEYETTTSYLYNQATIAEWNYQTNLTDANGQNSTEWSVKVANHIKQSWEEYITQFEYETFVDESLKRQFELLQTLGVAALSEEDLTNRTTVINNMMNQYSSAKICPYQKPSCKDEEKLALEPDIEYILATSEDYDELNYVWSEWRKIASRPMIHDYEQYVELNNKVAEANGKKDMSVLWKEPYETEDFQQQLEKILNETKPFYDVLHAYTRMKLRERYGEDKFPKDKSPIPASVLGNMWAQTWENLYDLLAPYPDAPTVDVTEEMINQQWTARKMFEVAEEFYTSLGLLAMPTCYGNDSMIEKPIDGREVVCHASAWDFSDGKDFRIKMCTGIDMADLITVHHEQGHIQYDQQYKDQPVTFRDGANPGFHEAIGDVMALSVATPKHLSKIGLLNDYTPSTETDLNFLMKTALEKVTFLPFAYVMDSWRWEVFEGSKYNSSNWMKRWMELTETYQGIVPPSIRYQDDFDPGAKYHIAADVEYSRYFVANVLQFQIHKALCIEAGEFDQTDPEKPLYRCDIYQNKEAGKIMETLLKAGLSKPWRETLNETIGASELDSSAVIDYFQPLQEHLEKEIKDKEEIGWVSKYQEFYVDGERYPVGDNTVPIIVGSVLAALVVIVIVAYFIGRSRNNKRRKAAAALNGNDNPTAVTLE